In Brachyhypopomus gauderio isolate BG-103 chromosome 18, BGAUD_0.2, whole genome shotgun sequence, the sequence TGTAGTTTGTTACAGAATTTAAATAATCTGTCTTGCTCATGAGCGCATGAGGGGACTCGTATCTGTGTGGAGCTTCATTCTCCCTCATCTCCAGTACTATTACTGAATTCCATCCAAGACATTTGCAAAAATAATCTGATTTCCACCTCTTTGTAACCCAAACTGTGAGAATCTGACCGATCGTTGTCTACATAATCGTTAAAATGCAGCATAACTAGGCCTACAAGAATGGAAGAAAACAAAAGTACCCAAGTGTACTCAACTGGCATCTGTCCTAGTTTAACAAGATGAAATGAGCTAAACTAAGTGGTTGACTAAACAACGGTTAACCTTTAAcatttatattaattatatattctTAAATATCAGTAGTACTGTCCATGTGAATGAATAACTTGATCAACAAGTCCTTATTATAGTGTATATAAGTTTGTATAATTGTGCAAAATAACCCCTATTTGAACCCTACAACGCATTTAGGTAAACATTGAAAGGTATTTCAGCTATCGACCGCTTGCTACAGCTTATCATCTACGGCATGCTTGAGACATGTGTAATTGATTCAAAGACATGAGAACAACAGTAATAAGTACAAAACATGCAGTGACATGCATAGACACTATCAATATGCCATTCTAAACAAACTCAAAACACTCATGGCCAACGAAGTAGGTATGTATCTTAATCGCAGGAACAAACCTTTGGAGAAACTCGAAACCCGAAGTGGAAATGGAGGAAGCAGACCTCAACTGCATTAATAATTAACAAGTATATGGTAAACCACTATATATAGTAAGTGGTGGTGTATCTGCTGACCATCTACCTTGAAATGTTTCTCAGCAACaaacagaggtggacattccaggttcagaaagtaaaactccttcccaggattttactcaagcttgctggattttctaatttgTGCAAGCCAGGTACAATTAGTGGAATCCACACAATCCAAGAAGCCTGAGAGAAAttttggtgaggacttttactgaATCTGGAATGTCACCTCTGGCAACAAAGTGTTTTGTACACCAACAAGCCTTTCAGTAGTATGCGAGTTCACCCTTCCCAAGTCATCAACTTCTACTTCCCAGATAACGATCCGTTTATAAGTGCTTGCGCGTGTTTGCTTGGACCTTGACGTCACACCAGCTTTAGCAGGATGTCCCGCAGGTTCTGTGTGCTGCAGGACCCGGCGTTGGCCGTAGAGCCCGGCTGGAGGGCCAGGAGGAGCAGCTTCCTCTGCTCCGCCACCGAGCCCAGACAGAGCGCCTCCCGCAGCTCCCGCACGCCAGCCGCGTTGGGCTTGTCCTGAAGGGAGCGTCTCGGTCCAGAGATAAGAACAGCCAAGGTGCAGCAAGCAGACTCAGATTAGTTTGACATTACATTCATTTATCAGCCAATGCTAGAGTTGGGCACCTATGCGTCACAGAGTTTCTAACTCAAACTGCAAAGCAGCATGGGAAACGGGGCAAGGCGTGCctcactcacctgtttgtttcCCAGGATTACCACGGGCAATTGGGTGTCGACCCTGAGCAAACGGTGGAGCTCGTCTTTAGCCAGTGGGAGGCGGCTTCGGTCAGAGGAGTCCACTACATACACCAACGCGTGGGTCTTCCTCAGGAACTCGGGCCAGTACACACGCAACTCCTCACCGCCTCCAACTGACAACAGACATGCGATGGTGCGAATCCCAACGATTAGGTGCTGGCTTGGTGTACAAGGTTCCCTATGTAGTACCACCAGCTATTTCCATTTGAATTTGAGCTGATCTGGGCCTGAGAAACCAGCCATTCATATTCTACTAAATAAGCAAATAAGTTTGAAATGAAAATACCAAGGAAACAAAAAGTCTGTTTTCAATGTATGTACAGCCAAGAGTCTCACTATACATTAAAAACAAAAGTGcctataaaatgttttttatggCAAGCCACAAACCTTTAGGCAAAGAAGCTAAACTGCTTACTTGTCAACTAATGTGACTACACTAGCTGGCTGGTA encodes:
- the arl10 gene encoding ADP-ribosylation factor-like 10; this encodes MVLLRHISVAFTAAVTAVGAALFVALNLFYKRRVWTPEDYYVFREEEEEHRERQVLVLGLDGAGKSSVLQGLSGEAGRRPCRPTRGFNFIRLHTPACQLDFLEIGGGEELRVYWPEFLRKTHALVYVVDSSDRSRLPLAKDELHRLLRVDTQLPVVILGNKQDKPNAAGVRELREALCLGSVAEQRKLLLLALQPGSTANAGSCSTQNLRDILLKLV